The following proteins are co-located in the Pyrococcus abyssi GE5 genome:
- a CDS encoding cytochrome c biogenesis CcdA family protein, with the protein MKAEFKYLLLIILLSFGLSSIILSSINLTNFIPQFFTLAIVDSVNPCTFVVYTIFLIALSVKGLPKRALYVVGLAFIFAVYLSYYTLGIGLMILTGKIPVKWAGYLAIAFGVYEIVTGILEKSRTVGKGRLRKLAFSTQATVIGGIILGFAVSTTLLPCSMGPYIVFNTIISKMKALAYLLLALYNLIFVLPLFVILFAMGSLRESKNFSREMVKHSRELSVIAGILLIGIGVWVLL; encoded by the coding sequence ATGAAAGCTGAATTTAAGTACCTCCTCCTGATAATTCTCCTCTCGTTTGGGTTAAGCTCAATCATACTAAGCTCGATTAACTTAACCAACTTCATCCCCCAGTTCTTCACGCTCGCAATCGTCGATTCCGTGAATCCTTGCACGTTCGTCGTGTACACTATATTTCTGATAGCCCTCTCTGTTAAGGGTTTACCAAAGAGGGCCCTTTACGTTGTAGGACTGGCCTTTATATTTGCCGTTTACCTCTCTTATTACACTTTAGGCATTGGTTTAATGATTTTAACGGGCAAAATCCCCGTAAAGTGGGCTGGTTATCTTGCAATCGCCTTTGGAGTTTACGAGATAGTTACAGGTATTTTGGAGAAGTCGAGGACGGTAGGCAAGGGAAGGCTTAGAAAGCTAGCGTTTTCAACCCAAGCAACTGTTATTGGTGGTATAATCTTGGGTTTTGCGGTGTCAACAACTTTGCTTCCCTGCTCCATGGGTCCATATATAGTCTTCAACACGATTATTTCCAAGATGAAAGCCCTCGCTTACCTACTCCTAGCCCTGTACAACTTGATATTCGTGCTCCCTCTCTTCGTGATCCTCTTCGCGATGGGTAGCTTAAGGGAGAGCAAGAACTTCTCGAGGGAGATGGTTAAGCACTCGAGGGAACTCTCGGTTATAGCGGGGATCCTCCTGATAGGGATTGGCGTTTGGGTATTGCTCTAG
- a CDS encoding ABC transporter permease has protein sequence MVNAINSFKVAISRETKIGIDLEFLLGTLFEPMIYVLLFGPLMGKLIGDLEVNGMRISYLAFMFPGVLTLVSINQGFRGATTFIQDRFYGGLETLFTLPVPRTVLFMAKILSACIRAIIAMIVLSILTLIIAKDASITLTGFIGSLLVNSLLVVMLSSFMIYLLSKSQNPNLPLAISGIVILPMMFLSTVFYPETVFESSKVLSILVSINPMTHASNLVRSFIYGTHLQHSTMVVSLAYLLVLAFIGMLIGLRGFKAALEK, from the coding sequence ATGGTTAATGCAATTAACTCGTTTAAGGTGGCTATCTCGAGGGAAACGAAGATTGGAATAGATTTAGAGTTCCTATTGGGAACCCTCTTTGAGCCCATGATATACGTTTTGCTCTTTGGTCCCTTAATGGGAAAGCTCATAGGAGATTTAGAGGTTAACGGAATGAGAATCTCCTACTTAGCCTTCATGTTTCCTGGGGTATTAACATTGGTGAGCATAAATCAAGGCTTTAGGGGAGCAACTACATTCATTCAAGATCGTTTCTACGGCGGACTAGAGACACTGTTTACACTTCCAGTGCCTCGCACGGTTTTGTTCATGGCGAAGATCCTTAGCGCTTGTATCCGAGCGATAATCGCAATGATAGTGCTATCGATTCTTACTCTCATAATTGCAAAGGATGCCTCCATAACGTTAACTGGGTTCATTGGTAGCCTACTCGTGAACTCCCTCCTAGTAGTAATGCTATCCAGCTTTATGATATACCTACTCTCAAAGAGTCAAAACCCCAATCTTCCCCTCGCAATTTCGGGGATAGTTATACTCCCCATGATGTTCCTTTCAACAGTTTTCTACCCTGAGACGGTATTCGAGAGTAGTAAGGTTCTCAGCATACTAGTCTCTATAAACCCCATGACACACGCTTCCAATCTAGTTAGGTCATTTATCTACGGTACGCACTTGCAACATTCAACGATGGTAGTATCCCTAGCATACCTCCTAGTTCTTGCGTTCATAGGGATGCTAATTGGACTCAGGGGGTTTAAAGCAGCATTAGAGAAGTAG
- a CDS encoding iron ABC transporter substrate-binding protein, whose translation MKRILALILVAFILGCIGENPSSSKGVTIKDMLGRSVEVPKEVHRIVAVGPGCLRIIVYLNASDMVVGVEDFEKRYSFGRPYIIAHPELKELPSIGPGGPGKLPNLEAIMELKPDVIFATYIDERTANDIQEKTGIPVVVLSYGELSNFTDEELFNSLKLAGKILGKEERAEEVISFIKSVEEDLRKRTEGVKEKKVYVGGIGYKGAHGIESTKADYPPFEVVHAYNVASVLGKGHKFIDKEALLKWQPEYIFIDEGGLKLILEDYKKNPDFYESLKAVKEGKVYGLLPYNFYATNIGTAMADAYFIGKVLYPDRFKDVDPVKKADEIYEFLVGKPVYKVLAEQFGGFGRIDLKNGSVKYSLPQNP comes from the coding sequence ATGAAGAGGATTCTGGCTTTAATTTTAGTGGCCTTCATCCTAGGTTGCATAGGGGAAAACCCAAGCTCAAGCAAGGGGGTAACGATTAAGGACATGCTCGGCAGGAGCGTTGAGGTTCCAAAGGAAGTTCATAGGATAGTTGCCGTAGGGCCCGGTTGTCTGAGGATAATAGTTTACCTTAACGCCAGTGACATGGTCGTCGGGGTTGAGGACTTCGAGAAGCGCTACTCTTTTGGAAGGCCCTATATAATAGCTCACCCAGAGTTGAAGGAGCTACCCTCAATAGGCCCAGGAGGCCCAGGAAAGCTTCCCAACCTGGAAGCGATAATGGAGCTGAAGCCCGACGTTATATTTGCCACCTACATAGATGAGAGGACTGCCAACGACATACAGGAGAAGACGGGCATTCCAGTTGTAGTTCTAAGCTATGGAGAGCTTTCAAACTTCACGGATGAAGAGCTATTTAACTCATTGAAACTCGCTGGGAAGATACTTGGAAAGGAGGAGAGGGCCGAGGAAGTTATCTCGTTCATAAAATCTGTAGAGGAGGACCTTAGGAAGAGGACTGAAGGGGTTAAGGAGAAGAAAGTTTACGTTGGGGGCATAGGGTATAAAGGAGCCCACGGAATAGAGAGCACTAAAGCCGATTATCCGCCGTTTGAGGTCGTTCATGCTTATAACGTGGCTAGCGTCTTGGGGAAGGGGCACAAGTTTATAGACAAGGAAGCCCTCCTAAAGTGGCAACCTGAGTACATCTTCATAGATGAAGGTGGGTTGAAACTGATTCTCGAGGACTACAAGAAGAATCCGGACTTTTATGAATCGTTAAAGGCCGTTAAAGAAGGAAAAGTTTACGGTTTGCTGCCTTACAACTTCTACGCGACGAACATAGGAACCGCGATGGCCGATGCTTACTTCATAGGAAAGGTTCTCTATCCTGATAGATTCAAGGATGTAGATCCAGTGAAAAAGGCCGATGAGATATACGAATTCCTTGTTGGGAAGCCTGTGTATAAGGTTCTAGCGGAACAGTTCGGTGGATTTGGGAGGATAGACCTGAAGAACGGAAGTGTTAAGTACTCACTACCGCAGAACCCGTGA
- a CDS encoding ABC transporter ATP-binding protein gives MPILEVKSVTKKFPTPKGEVIAVNNVSFSANSGEVLGILGPNGAGKTTTLRMIATIYRPDSGEVLVDGIDAVKNPLEVRKRIAYMTQEPDLTPPLSVRDYIIYYFRFRGFSKRDAKKHCEDILELFGLKTHAHKKPFQLSTGLKRRVQLACALSSDVPLVFLDEPTAGVDPRSKRKTWELIKEKLEDKGVTVILTSHDLYEVEYLADRVIIMNQGKIVAEGSPKELKKRFGKTVRIVLEEPIKNFELLKEELLRVKNVKDVRLARDDSFDVYFKSLDDSINGILQVISPQELKIKDIFTATANFEDVYLEIIER, from the coding sequence ATGCCAATACTTGAAGTTAAAAGCGTGACTAAAAAATTCCCAACTCCCAAAGGTGAAGTTATTGCAGTTAATAACGTCAGCTTTAGTGCTAATAGTGGAGAAGTCTTAGGGATCCTAGGCCCTAATGGTGCTGGGAAGACCACTACCCTAAGGATGATAGCAACGATATACAGGCCAGATAGTGGTGAGGTTCTTGTCGACGGTATAGATGCCGTGAAGAACCCATTAGAAGTGAGAAAAAGAATAGCCTATATGACCCAGGAACCTGATTTAACACCTCCCTTGTCGGTTAGGGATTATATCATTTACTATTTTAGGTTTAGGGGGTTCAGCAAGAGAGATGCAAAGAAACATTGCGAGGATATCCTTGAACTTTTTGGCCTAAAGACGCATGCTCACAAGAAACCTTTTCAACTAAGCACCGGTCTAAAGAGGAGAGTTCAGCTTGCTTGTGCTCTTTCAAGCGATGTTCCACTAGTATTCCTCGACGAACCCACCGCAGGAGTTGATCCGAGAAGTAAAAGGAAGACATGGGAACTAATCAAGGAAAAACTCGAGGATAAGGGAGTAACTGTCATCTTAACTAGTCATGATCTCTATGAGGTGGAATACTTAGCAGATAGGGTAATTATAATGAATCAAGGAAAAATAGTGGCGGAAGGTTCTCCTAAGGAATTGAAAAAGAGGTTTGGAAAAACTGTCAGGATTGTACTCGAGGAACCGATAAAAAACTTTGAATTGTTAAAGGAAGAACTCCTAAGAGTTAAAAACGTCAAAGACGTGCGTCTTGCTAGAGATGACTCCTTTGACGTGTATTTCAAGTCGCTGGACGATTCTATAAACGGCATCCTTCAAGTTATAAGCCCCCAGGAGTTAAAGATTAAGGATATATTCACGGCAACCGCAAACTTTGAGGATGTTTATCTCGAGATAATTGAGAGGTGA
- a CDS encoding transcriptional regulator has protein sequence MRVSAFEVASRYVYPSIRRRLVEIMRSEKGLKQLQIAELLHISQSAVSRYLRMNRGSIIDVSKFDDIDSEVRELAERIIKEKLSEYEIHKELMRITLDFLKKGYGCSFHARIDPEIDPNSCRICMEIF, from the coding sequence ATGAGGGTTAGCGCGTTTGAGGTTGCCTCCCGTTACGTTTACCCCTCAATCAGGAGGAGACTAGTCGAGATAATGAGGAGCGAGAAGGGGTTAAAGCAACTTCAAATTGCAGAGCTATTGCACATAAGCCAATCTGCAGTCTCTAGATATCTAAGGATGAATAGGGGGAGCATAATAGATGTTTCTAAGTTCGACGATATAGATTCCGAGGTAAGAGAGCTAGCAGAGAGGATAATAAAAGAAAAACTAAGCGAGTATGAGATACACAAAGAGCTAATGAGGATTACGCTAGATTTCCTAAAGAAGGGCTATGGATGCTCTTTCCATGCTAGAATAGACCCAGAAATAGACCCGAACTCCTGCAGGATATGCATGGAGATATTTTAA
- a CDS encoding methyltransferase RsmF C-terminal domain-like protein, with amino-acid sequence MDVRELLIEQYGYAPDDLVLEVRGKRIYAYKPCELKEEGHEGIYIGAIEKDGIRLTIEGAFIIGPKAEKNVIELDDEKARAWMSGKDVEVGVKGNAWVILKWRNFWLGGGKLVDGVVKNYVPKERRLVL; translated from the coding sequence ATGGACGTTAGAGAGTTGTTAATTGAACAGTACGGTTACGCTCCAGATGATCTAGTGCTTGAGGTTAGGGGGAAGAGGATATACGCCTACAAACCGTGCGAACTTAAAGAAGAGGGGCACGAAGGAATATACATTGGGGCAATAGAGAAGGATGGAATAAGGTTGACCATAGAGGGAGCATTCATAATCGGTCCAAAGGCCGAGAAGAATGTCATAGAGCTAGACGATGAGAAAGCTAGAGCTTGGATGAGCGGAAAGGATGTTGAGGTTGGAGTTAAGGGAAACGCTTGGGTTATATTGAAGTGGAGGAACTTCTGGCTAGGTGGAGGAAAGCTCGTCGATGGTGTTGTCAAGAACTACGTTCCCAAGGAGAGGAGGCTTGTTCTCTAG
- a CDS encoding FmdE family protein: MGKLNELVERGDAEGILNYAREFHGHVCPYLALGIRASLIAMEELGVGRLDYSGSVDESILAIVETNSCFTDGVQVTTGCTLGNNSLIYIDVGKTALTLVKRGSWEGVRVYVDAEKLRSYYPPEATELFEKVVKERRGTSEEREKLRELWEELGRKFLYLPRKVFEIKRIKVPPIEQAPIFESVRCSECGELVMSPKVVYVNEKPLCKVCANKKILAVIGRGIVELEGFRV, translated from the coding sequence ATGGGAAAATTAAACGAGCTCGTTGAGAGGGGAGATGCAGAAGGAATACTCAACTACGCAAGGGAATTCCATGGACACGTTTGTCCTTACCTTGCCCTTGGAATTAGGGCTTCCTTAATAGCGATGGAAGAGCTAGGGGTCGGGAGGCTTGACTATTCTGGTAGCGTTGACGAGTCGATACTAGCTATAGTCGAAACAAACAGCTGCTTCACGGATGGAGTTCAAGTCACCACGGGGTGCACGCTTGGTAACAACTCCCTGATCTATATAGACGTTGGAAAAACGGCCCTAACCTTGGTCAAAAGGGGAAGCTGGGAAGGAGTTAGGGTTTATGTAGATGCTGAGAAGCTCAGATCCTATTACCCACCCGAGGCTACTGAACTGTTTGAGAAGGTTGTGAAAGAGAGGAGAGGAACATCTGAGGAAAGGGAGAAGCTCAGGGAACTTTGGGAAGAGCTGGGGAGAAAGTTTCTCTACCTGCCAAGGAAAGTTTTCGAGATAAAAAGGATAAAAGTTCCCCCAATAGAGCAGGCCCCAATTTTCGAAAGCGTCAGATGTAGCGAATGTGGCGAGCTCGTGATGTCTCCAAAGGTGGTCTACGTTAACGAGAAGCCTCTGTGCAAGGTTTGTGCCAATAAAAAGATACTCGCCGTTATCGGAAGGGGAATAGTCGAGCTGGAGGGATTTAGGGTATGA
- a CDS encoding FecCD family ABC transporter permease produces MYEEYVKKRMTAIFILSLLLIFVALFSLTKGAYPISTKDAILALFNKGNPSARQAVWSIRLPRIVASILVGASLALGGAVLQGILKNPLATPFTMGVSHGAMFGASLAILLGAGYAESSGRVSIDNPYAIVAFAFAGAMTSTVIIVALAKLKGLSPQAMVLAGVAMSSLFVALTTLIQYIANELQLAAMVYWSFGDLGRPYWTENWIMFISLLPILAFFLLKRWDLNASSLGDEVALSVGVEVEKFRLISAILSAYLTAVTVAFVGVIGFVGLIAPHVVRLIFGGDYRFLIPLSALLGSLILLTADTFARLAFSPMILPVGVVTSFLGAPMFLYLLLKMEGRV; encoded by the coding sequence ATGTACGAGGAGTACGTAAAGAAGAGAATGACCGCAATCTTCATCCTTTCCCTCCTACTTATCTTTGTGGCCCTATTTTCCCTAACCAAGGGTGCCTACCCGATATCAACTAAAGACGCGATATTGGCACTATTTAACAAAGGCAATCCATCCGCGAGACAGGCCGTGTGGAGCATAAGACTTCCTAGGATAGTAGCTTCAATACTTGTTGGAGCTTCCCTAGCACTAGGAGGGGCTGTTCTTCAGGGAATACTAAAGAATCCCTTAGCAACGCCGTTCACGATGGGGGTATCTCACGGAGCAATGTTTGGGGCTTCTTTGGCAATACTCTTGGGAGCTGGCTACGCTGAGAGCTCTGGAAGGGTTAGCATAGATAATCCTTACGCGATAGTTGCGTTTGCATTCGCCGGGGCCATGACATCTACAGTCATTATAGTTGCGCTCGCGAAGCTGAAGGGGTTAAGCCCTCAGGCCATGGTGCTAGCTGGAGTCGCCATGAGTTCCCTCTTCGTCGCGCTAACCACGCTCATCCAGTACATAGCGAATGAGCTACAGTTAGCTGCCATGGTTTACTGGAGCTTTGGAGACCTCGGCAGGCCGTATTGGACTGAGAATTGGATAATGTTCATATCTTTGCTTCCCATACTTGCATTCTTCCTGCTTAAAAGGTGGGATCTGAACGCTTCCTCCCTTGGGGACGAGGTTGCATTGTCGGTTGGGGTTGAGGTTGAGAAGTTCAGGCTAATCTCGGCGATACTCTCGGCTTATCTAACAGCGGTGACCGTGGCTTTCGTTGGGGTAATAGGATTCGTGGGATTGATAGCGCCTCACGTAGTTAGATTGATCTTTGGAGGTGACTACAGATTTTTAATTCCTCTCTCAGCCCTCTTAGGCAGTTTAATACTTTTAACTGCTGATACTTTTGCTAGGTTAGCTTTTTCGCCGATGATACTTCCAGTAGGAGTTGTTACATCCTTCCTGGGGGCTCCCATGTTTTTGTACCTATTGCTGAAGATGGAGGGAAGGGTATGA
- a CDS encoding radical SAM/SPASM domain-containing protein — protein MEGTLFLPNPQLLWEIKSNKAVIYLPDKEIGLDREGTDIFFQIIRRQPIIATTTEQEEFIEELMEYNVIMPYDPINPKFFPPGAIAVEITHRCNLKCEHCYVGTRNNPATLSLEVIKKLIHDMEKLGCYQLAIGGGEPTLHPNFEKILEIIHKSKIFAHIVTNGTTNLSEYLEKYANKKKRSFEVTISIDGPKEIHEKVRKSVKFEEIINNIKKLAELGWKPQIQTTVSLKTYKYIPKLLKELKDLPISAWAVKMEYPVGNARSHANIFPSSTEFVKMTSEIWEWWEESNLKRIEFVEDLGYFPPAIKKPAKKRAYYLCSAGVTQVTIDAEGNITPCTLIQITDGSTKYIAGNLYYDSLIEVWHTSNVLWEFRLMWPENESCARCGLVCAKCPATVLGIKGDIRKPDPRCPLQ, from the coding sequence ATGGAAGGTACATTGTTCCTCCCAAATCCTCAACTCTTATGGGAGATTAAAAGCAATAAGGCGGTAATATATCTACCCGACAAAGAAATTGGGCTAGACAGAGAAGGTACAGATATATTTTTCCAAATTATACGGCGCCAACCTATCATTGCTACAACCACCGAACAAGAAGAATTTATCGAAGAATTAATGGAGTACAATGTTATTATGCCCTATGACCCAATAAACCCCAAATTTTTCCCTCCAGGAGCTATAGCTGTTGAAATTACTCATAGGTGTAATCTAAAATGTGAACACTGCTATGTCGGTACTCGAAACAACCCAGCAACATTATCTTTAGAGGTTATCAAAAAGCTTATACACGATATGGAAAAATTAGGATGTTATCAACTTGCTATTGGGGGTGGAGAACCCACATTACATCCCAATTTTGAAAAAATCTTAGAAATAATTCATAAAAGTAAGATATTTGCACATATTGTTACAAATGGTACAACTAACTTATCGGAATACCTTGAGAAATACGCCAACAAGAAGAAAAGAAGCTTTGAAGTGACAATAAGTATAGATGGACCAAAGGAAATACACGAAAAGGTAAGGAAAAGTGTAAAATTTGAAGAGATAATAAATAATATTAAAAAACTAGCAGAACTAGGATGGAAACCTCAAATTCAAACGACAGTTTCTCTAAAAACATATAAATACATTCCAAAATTACTAAAAGAGTTAAAAGACCTGCCAATAAGTGCATGGGCAGTTAAAATGGAATATCCAGTTGGCAATGCTAGGTCTCATGCCAATATCTTCCCCTCTTCTACTGAATTTGTAAAAATGACATCAGAAATTTGGGAATGGTGGGAAGAAAGCAATTTAAAGAGAATAGAATTTGTAGAAGATCTGGGATATTTCCCTCCAGCTATAAAAAAGCCGGCAAAGAAGAGGGCATACTATTTATGTTCTGCTGGTGTTACCCAGGTGACGATAGATGCAGAGGGGAATATAACTCCCTGCACATTAATCCAAATAACTGACGGCTCTACTAAGTATATTGCTGGAAATCTTTACTATGATAGCTTGATAGAAGTTTGGCATACAAGTAACGTTCTTTGGGAATTTAGACTAATGTGGCCTGAGAACGAATCTTGTGCCCGTTGTGGTTTAGTATGTGCCAAGTGTCCTGCGACAGTACTTGGGATTAAAGGGGATATACGGAAGCCTGATCCGAGATGTCCTCTGCAATGA
- a CDS encoding 6-hydroxymethylpterin diphosphokinase MptE-like protein, translating into MKWEEWKPFYERIVKEMGYSVEEDEKAAEILRAILIENDNYIIKEELNSVIMEKVYVFGAGPNLEEEIKGREFSDGTKIAADGATSALLKNGIIPDIVVTDLDGRIRDLLEASKRSIMVVHAHGDNIDKLPLVVEFPVVLGTCQTKPLDIVYNFGGFTDGDRAVFLAEELGAKEIFLIGFDFSGRVGKWSKPWLKDHVEAWEVKRKKLMFAKELIEWLAKNGKARIFLGSQEL; encoded by the coding sequence ATGAAGTGGGAGGAATGGAAACCCTTCTACGAGAGGATCGTTAAGGAGATGGGCTACTCAGTTGAGGAAGATGAGAAAGCCGCAGAGATCCTTAGGGCAATCCTTATTGAAAACGATAATTACATAATTAAAGAAGAACTTAATTCTGTAATTATGGAAAAAGTTTACGTGTTCGGCGCTGGGCCTAACCTTGAGGAAGAAATCAAGGGAAGGGAGTTCTCCGATGGAACCAAGATAGCCGCAGACGGTGCGACCTCTGCCCTTCTCAAGAATGGAATTATTCCAGATATAGTAGTTACGGATCTCGATGGAAGAATAAGGGATCTTCTAGAAGCCTCTAAGAGATCGATAATGGTTGTGCATGCCCACGGAGATAACATCGACAAGCTACCTTTGGTAGTTGAGTTCCCCGTAGTCCTAGGGACATGCCAAACGAAACCCCTAGATATAGTATATAACTTCGGAGGTTTTACGGACGGGGATAGGGCGGTATTTTTAGCTGAAGAGCTTGGAGCCAAGGAAATTTTCCTTATAGGGTTTGATTTCTCAGGAAGAGTTGGAAAGTGGAGCAAACCCTGGCTTAAGGATCACGTTGAAGCTTGGGAAGTGAAGAGGAAGAAACTCATGTTCGCCAAGGAGTTAATTGAATGGCTAGCCAAGAACGGAAAGGCCAGAATATTCCTGGGATCCCAGGAGCTTTAA
- the truA gene encoding tRNA pseudouridine(38-40) synthase TruA, with protein MRVAFKIAYDGTRFHGFQRQPNLRTVEGEIIKALNNSGIMYSDFKSASRTDRGVSALGNVVAITTEDEKALNPMVLNARLEDVWILSAIEVPQDFHPRFWAKSKVYRYYLPSIGLEVEKVKECSQLFLGVHDFSAFSRVDGRDTVRSIDRIEVFTLGPILIIEIEAKSFLWEMVRRIVKALELCGLGRLSCEEIKEMLEGKFEKSKKVPPAPPEGLLLVDIKYEGIEFPLNDKALKKFKREVEERFRQKIMGAYLLWDMIQLL; from the coding sequence ATGAGGGTGGCCTTTAAAATAGCCTACGATGGAACGAGGTTTCATGGCTTTCAGAGACAACCAAATTTGAGGACCGTTGAGGGTGAAATAATTAAAGCATTAAATAATTCTGGAATTATGTATAGTGACTTTAAGAGTGCATCGAGAACCGATAGGGGGGTTAGCGCTTTAGGGAATGTCGTGGCTATAACGACGGAAGATGAGAAAGCTTTGAACCCAATGGTGCTAAATGCTAGGCTTGAGGATGTCTGGATTCTATCGGCCATCGAAGTCCCACAAGACTTCCATCCGAGGTTTTGGGCCAAGTCAAAGGTTTACAGGTATTATTTACCTTCAATAGGACTCGAGGTTGAGAAGGTTAAGGAGTGTTCTCAGTTATTCCTGGGAGTTCACGATTTTTCAGCGTTCTCAAGGGTTGATGGGAGGGATACGGTTAGAAGTATAGACAGAATCGAAGTATTCACCCTAGGGCCAATTCTTATTATAGAAATCGAGGCAAAGAGCTTCCTCTGGGAGATGGTTAGGAGGATCGTTAAGGCCCTCGAGCTCTGTGGTTTGGGAAGGTTGAGCTGCGAAGAAATCAAAGAAATGCTTGAGGGGAAATTCGAGAAGAGCAAGAAAGTTCCACCGGCACCTCCAGAGGGCTTGCTCCTAGTGGATATTAAGTACGAGGGAATAGAGTTTCCCTTGAATGACAAGGCTCTAAAGAAGTTTAAAAGAGAAGTTGAGGAGAGATTCAGGCAAAAAATCATGGGAGCTTACCTGCTTTGGGACATGATACAGCTTTTGTAG
- the hcp gene encoding hydroxylamine reductase, whose product MLCNQCSMSLSGGCTVRGVCGKDPDLNSLQDALIYGIKGTAAYYYHALEMGYDNPEIGHFLAEALYSTLTNVNFDKNRFIDLILENGRIHLEAMKLLDKAYTETFGLPKPVEVPTGTTEGHGIVVTGHSYKALYELLNQIREMGLEEEIKVYTHSEMLPAHSYPEIRKFKSLYGNWGGSWVYQRKEFAEFPGVIIGTSNCVQQPTKAYQDRIFTVGIAGLEGVPHLEDYDFEPAIKRALETPKMGKREGEKIVTGFHHTYILAMKDKLIELINEGKIRHIFVIGGCDVPNPKMSYYEKLTELVPRDAIILSAACGKFRYNRRDYGSIEGIPRFMDFGQCNNVYSIIEIALALAKELDMDINSLPVSIVLSWMEQKAIGILYTLLYLGVKGIYIGPKSPEFLTPRVFEILRKQFDLRLISEPEKDLREMLSKGISLEESAPLAEELD is encoded by the coding sequence ATGCTGTGCAATCAATGTTCAATGAGCCTCTCAGGGGGATGTACAGTTAGGGGAGTCTGCGGTAAGGATCCAGACTTGAATTCACTACAAGATGCTCTAATCTACGGGATAAAGGGAACCGCAGCTTACTATTACCATGCCCTAGAGATGGGCTATGATAATCCAGAAATAGGGCACTTTCTAGCTGAAGCGTTATATTCAACCTTAACCAACGTCAATTTCGACAAGAACAGGTTCATAGATCTAATACTTGAGAACGGTAGGATTCACTTAGAGGCCATGAAGCTATTGGATAAAGCTTATACTGAAACTTTTGGATTGCCGAAGCCTGTGGAAGTCCCCACGGGAACAACTGAGGGGCATGGAATAGTTGTGACGGGGCATAGTTACAAGGCTCTTTATGAGTTGCTTAACCAGATAAGGGAGATGGGACTTGAGGAAGAGATAAAGGTTTACACTCACTCGGAAATGTTGCCCGCTCACTCGTATCCAGAAATTAGGAAGTTCAAATCACTCTATGGGAACTGGGGCGGTTCTTGGGTTTATCAGAGGAAGGAGTTCGCCGAGTTCCCAGGGGTTATAATCGGAACGAGCAACTGTGTACAACAACCAACTAAGGCCTACCAAGATAGAATATTCACGGTTGGGATAGCTGGGCTTGAGGGTGTTCCACATTTAGAAGATTACGACTTTGAGCCCGCGATAAAAAGGGCACTAGAAACGCCAAAGATGGGGAAGAGGGAAGGAGAGAAGATTGTTACTGGCTTCCATCACACTTACATATTAGCGATGAAGGACAAGCTCATAGAGCTGATAAACGAGGGTAAGATTAGGCATATATTCGTGATAGGTGGATGTGACGTTCCAAATCCAAAGATGAGCTACTATGAGAAGTTGACCGAGCTAGTTCCGAGAGATGCGATAATACTCTCGGCCGCCTGCGGAAAGTTCAGGTACAACAGGAGAGACTATGGAAGCATAGAAGGAATACCTAGGTTCATGGACTTTGGACAATGTAACAACGTGTACTCGATAATAGAGATAGCTCTGGCTTTAGCAAAGGAACTAGACATGGACATTAACTCACTACCCGTTAGCATAGTGCTAAGCTGGATGGAGCAGAAGGCGATAGGGATCCTATACACGCTTCTCTATCTCGGAGTAAAGGGAATATACATAGGGCCTAAGTCTCCAGAGTTCCTGACTCCAAGGGTGTTTGAGATTTTAAGGAAGCAGTTTGACCTAAGGTTAATTAGCGAGCCTGAGAAAGACTTGAGAGAGATGTTAAGCAAAGGCATAAGCCTCGAGGAAAGCGCACCGCTAGCCGAGGAGCTCGACTGA